One part of the Tunicatimonas pelagia genome encodes these proteins:
- a CDS encoding fumarylacetoacetate hydrolase family protein: protein MKLYRTPSGLLLYYEDRYFLHTDQDWDELVNQDNLFEKISQQYTSWEELKDGAELLRSDLLPPIGNQEVWASGVTYYRSRDARMEEAKEAGGGSFYDRVYEADRPELFFKATAARTVGHGANVRIREDSTWDVPEPELTLFINSQGNIQGYTIGNDMSSRSIEGENPLYLPQAKSYWGSCAIGPGLYITDQPFSQDAEIHLTIRRGEAVTFRGETQVNQIKRKFTDLVSYLYREMDYPNGCYLMTGTGIIPEGDFTLQSGDEINITIEPIGTLTNTVE from the coding sequence ATGAAACTGTATCGAACCCCCAGCGGTCTTTTACTTTATTATGAGGATCGTTATTTTTTACACACTGACCAGGATTGGGACGAACTGGTTAATCAGGATAATCTATTTGAGAAAATTAGTCAACAATATACTAGCTGGGAAGAGCTGAAAGATGGAGCAGAATTATTGCGTAGTGATCTTTTACCGCCCATAGGTAATCAGGAGGTGTGGGCTTCGGGAGTGACTTACTATCGCAGTCGGGATGCTCGGATGGAAGAAGCGAAGGAGGCAGGTGGCGGTAGCTTCTACGACCGGGTGTACGAAGCTGACCGACCCGAATTATTCTTTAAAGCTACTGCTGCCCGCACAGTTGGTCACGGAGCTAACGTACGAATTAGAGAGGATTCTACCTGGGATGTACCCGAACCGGAACTTACCCTCTTCATAAATTCCCAAGGAAATATTCAGGGCTATACCATTGGTAACGATATGAGTTCGCGTAGTATTGAGGGAGAGAACCCGTTGTACTTGCCTCAGGCGAAAAGCTACTGGGGAAGTTGCGCTATCGGCCCTGGTTTGTATATCACTGACCAGCCCTTTTCCCAAGATGCTGAAATTCACCTGACCATCCGGCGGGGTGAGGCAGTGACCTTTCGGGGGGAAACCCAGGTAAATCAAATAAAACGCAAGTTTACTGATCTGGTCAGTTACCTTTACCGCGAGATGGACTATCCAAATGGCTGCTACCTGATGACCGGAACCGGAATTATCCCCGAAGGTGATTTCACTTTACAATCGGGCGATGAAATCAATATCACCATTGAACCGATTGGTACGTTAACGAATACAGTTGAGTAG
- a CDS encoding peptide deformylase: MKHLDNLLLLGDPRLYQVCEPVTEDDKPFINKWVRDLHNVMEEIRAKYNFGRGIAAPQLGIMKRLFYLNVTEPQVIINPEVTWTSDEQFTLWDDCMSFPNLLVQVSRYKSLKLNYLNKEFKPQEWLIEEPEIAELVQHEHDHLNGVLCTMRAIDDKSFQWRR, encoded by the coding sequence ATGAAACACCTGGATAATCTGCTGTTGTTAGGCGACCCTCGCCTATATCAAGTTTGCGAACCCGTTACTGAAGATGACAAACCGTTTATCAATAAGTGGGTGCGCGACTTACACAACGTGATGGAAGAAATTCGGGCGAAGTACAATTTTGGGAGGGGCATTGCTGCGCCGCAGTTAGGCATTATGAAACGGCTATTTTACCTGAATGTAACTGAGCCTCAAGTCATCATCAACCCAGAAGTTACCTGGACAAGCGATGAGCAGTTTACCCTTTGGGACGACTGTATGAGCTTCCCTAATCTTTTGGTTCAAGTGAGCCGCTACAAATCTCTGAAATTAAATTATTTAAATAAAGAGTTTAAGCCCCAAGAATGGCTGATCGAGGAACCTGAAATAGCTGAGTTAGTCCAGCACGAACATGATCATTTGAACGGAGTACTCTGCACTATGCGGGCGATTGATGATAAGTCTTTTCAGTGGCGCAGATAA
- a CDS encoding IlvD/Edd family dehydratase, which translates to MPEQKKLRSHDWFGKADKMGFIYRSWMRNQGLPDHAFDGRPIIGICNTWSEFTPCNAHFRELAEYVKRGVYEAGGFPFEFPIMSLGETLLKPTAMLFRNLASMDAEESIRGNPMDGVILLCGCDKTTPSTMMGAASVDLPTLVISGGPMLNGKYRGEEIGSGTAVWQFSENLRAGKITQEEFFYAEGCMSRSRGHCMTMGTASTMACMVESLGMGMPHNAAIPAVDSRRRTLAHMAGRRIVEMVHEDLKMSKILTREAFENAIVTNAAIGGSTNAIIHLLAIAGRLGVELTLDDFDRLGHDIPLLVNLMPSGKYLMEDFYYAGGLPAVLKELKEHLHWDAITVNGKTIGENSEAAPCYNDDVITSIDQPLKERSGIAVIKGNLAENGAVIKPSAATPTLMKHRGRAVVFETIEDYHARIDDPNLDIDETCVMVLKQVGPKGYPGMPEVGNLGLPKKILEKGIEDMVRISDGRMSGTAYGTVVLHVSPESAVGGTLALVQDGDMIELDVEARKLHLDVSDEELAQRRKQWKATNLGYGRGYAQLYIDHVQQADLGADFDFLRGGSGDEVARDSH; encoded by the coding sequence ATGCCTGAGCAGAAAAAACTACGCAGCCACGACTGGTTTGGCAAAGCCGATAAAATGGGATTTATCTACCGCTCTTGGATGCGGAACCAAGGCCTACCTGATCATGCCTTCGATGGTCGCCCGATTATCGGTATCTGCAATACCTGGTCGGAATTTACTCCCTGCAATGCTCACTTTCGCGAGCTGGCAGAGTACGTAAAGAGAGGCGTGTACGAAGCCGGGGGATTTCCGTTTGAGTTTCCAATTATGTCGCTGGGGGAAACCTTGCTCAAACCTACGGCAATGTTATTTCGTAATCTGGCCAGTATGGATGCGGAGGAATCTATTCGGGGCAACCCGATGGATGGAGTAATCTTGCTGTGTGGCTGCGATAAAACCACTCCTTCCACTATGATGGGGGCTGCTAGTGTTGATCTACCAACTTTGGTAATTTCGGGAGGACCGATGCTCAACGGCAAGTATCGGGGTGAAGAAATTGGTTCAGGAACCGCTGTTTGGCAGTTTAGTGAAAACCTACGGGCGGGTAAAATTACGCAAGAAGAGTTTTTCTACGCTGAAGGTTGCATGTCGCGCAGCCGAGGCCACTGTATGACGATGGGCACGGCTTCCACCATGGCCTGTATGGTAGAGTCACTGGGAATGGGCATGCCCCACAACGCTGCTATTCCGGCGGTAGATTCCCGTCGGCGAACCCTAGCGCATATGGCAGGACGACGCATTGTAGAGATGGTACACGAGGATTTGAAGATGTCTAAAATTCTAACCCGAGAAGCGTTTGAGAACGCCATTGTTACCAATGCGGCCATCGGCGGTTCTACCAACGCCATTATTCATTTGCTGGCGATTGCCGGACGGTTAGGCGTAGAATTGACGCTGGACGACTTTGATCGGCTGGGGCACGATATTCCTTTGCTGGTAAATCTGATGCCTTCGGGAAAGTATCTGATGGAAGACTTTTATTACGCGGGCGGACTGCCAGCCGTATTGAAAGAGCTGAAAGAGCACCTGCACTGGGATGCCATAACTGTAAACGGAAAAACCATTGGCGAAAACTCCGAAGCTGCTCCTTGTTACAATGATGACGTAATCACCAGCATTGACCAGCCACTGAAAGAGCGATCGGGCATTGCGGTAATCAAAGGGAACCTAGCCGAGAACGGCGCAGTGATCAAACCTTCCGCTGCTACCCCCACTCTGATGAAGCACCGCGGACGCGCGGTAGTGTTTGAAACCATTGAAGATTACCACGCTCGCATCGACGATCCTAATCTGGATATTGACGAAACCTGCGTGATGGTACTCAAACAAGTTGGTCCCAAAGGCTACCCCGGAATGCCCGAGGTAGGTAATCTGGGACTTCCCAAAAAAATACTAGAAAAAGGTATTGAAGATATGGTGCGTATCTCCGACGGGCGAATGAGTGGCACAGCCTACGGCACTGTCGTACTGCACGTTTCCCCCGAATCAGCTGTGGGAGGAACTTTGGCTTTAGTACAAGATGGAGATATGATTGAGCTAGACGTAGAAGCCCGAAAGTTGCACCTAGACGTATCAGATGAAGAACTTGCTCAGCGACGAAAACAGTGGAAAGCCACCAACCTGGGCTACGGCCGGGGCTACGCTCAACTGTATATTGATCATGTTCAGCAGGCTGACCTCGGAGCTGATTTTGATTTCCTTCGGGGTGGTTCGGGTGATGAAGTAGCCCGCGATTCTCACTAA
- a CDS encoding ABC transporter permease/M1 family aminopeptidase — protein MFKEIFSFEIRQHFTQYMVYIFFLIVGLLVYGAVVSDNVIIGGDTGNVYKNAPFVIAQYTVVIGTIGIVMVTAFMNSAALRDFQQKFDQIIFSAPINKGSFLLGRFLGGYITALVPFLGVFAGIIIGSAMPWIEPERIGPFMPEAYLNSLLIFILPNTLLAAAVVFALAVAFRSVIVSFIGAVLLLVLYVVSQLLVGDLDNETLGMLLDPFAIRTYAIATKYWTVADKNTMVLGLSGYVLLNRLLWIGVALILLLVTYVSFSFTGRRAKRKKVLEQSPAVSKPMFVQLEPLPSTTLHYNRRARWQQFVNQIKIDFLGTVRSTPFIILLCIGLINALPNLWFVTEASGDVIRYPVTYNVIETLEGAFFLFIYAIIIYYSGVLVWRERDARMDTFYDAYAYPDWVMYLAKIISLIGLVAIILLMSITIGVFVQLFNGYTRFQLDVYLIDMGFTWMSMIFIAVLSIFIHVLVNNKYLGYFAIIAYLLFQEFVLVDAWEVHHNLLLFGGYSGYTYSDMNGFGPAVAGAVWFRVYWLLFCGLLSLVAILLWVRGKETKIAQRLEIAQQRFTPTMRNVALGIATVWLLVGGFIFYNTNILNEYINPEAVEERQAEYERQYKKYEGIVQPRITSAKYFVDLEPYERNLYTRAELVLKNKTNQPIDSLHLTYAISRVKLEEVVLPDAQVVLDDSRLGYRIYQLSEPLLPGDSLEMTVRSAYESQGFENEVSLEQVVNNGSFFNQTLFVPALGYENSRELTGRQDRKDHDLPKRDRMPSIDDQRAKNQNYLSDDADWIHYETVMSTAPDQIAVAPGTMIKEWEEDGKRYFHYQLTTKVLNFGSFISARYEVLRDKWNDVDVEIYYQPEHDYNVERMAEAVKLSLEYYSEKFSPYPHEQARIIEFPRYASFAQAFPGTMPYSESIGFIENLEDEDTKDRVLHVVAHEMAHQWWAHQVIGANVQGATLLSETMAQYAALMVMKQHKNEKSVQDYRRYEVDNYLRSRGAEERKEVPLWLVENMGYIHYQKGSNVMYALQDYIGEDKVNQALYNYTQKVAYQEPPYTTSRDLLERFRAVTPDSLQPFVTDLFERITLYSNRTQEATYQELEDGKYQVNFTTQSEKFYADSLGAETATFVNDWIDIGVYTEDETGEEELIYLDRRKITDTENTFSVVVDRKPTKVGIDPNALLVDRVPDDNTRRVEIMTD, from the coding sequence ATGTTTAAAGAAATATTTTCCTTCGAGATACGCCAGCACTTTACCCAATACATGGTGTATATTTTCTTCCTGATTGTCGGGCTGCTGGTATACGGCGCAGTAGTTAGTGATAATGTCATCATTGGGGGCGATACGGGCAATGTCTACAAGAATGCTCCTTTCGTCATTGCCCAATATACAGTGGTGATTGGTACCATTGGGATAGTAATGGTTACCGCATTTATGAATAGTGCCGCTCTGCGTGACTTCCAGCAGAAATTCGACCAGATCATATTTTCTGCTCCCATCAATAAGGGGAGCTTTTTATTGGGGCGTTTTTTAGGAGGCTACATTACTGCTCTTGTACCGTTCTTGGGAGTATTCGCTGGAATAATTATTGGCAGTGCCATGCCCTGGATAGAGCCCGAACGGATTGGGCCATTTATGCCAGAAGCTTACCTAAATAGTCTGCTTATCTTCATACTACCTAATACGCTACTGGCGGCAGCAGTCGTTTTTGCCCTCGCAGTTGCTTTCCGTAGTGTGATCGTCTCATTTATTGGAGCCGTACTACTACTGGTACTTTACGTTGTAAGTCAGCTTCTGGTAGGCGATTTGGATAATGAAACGTTAGGAATGCTACTTGACCCGTTTGCGATCCGCACCTACGCTATTGCGACCAAGTACTGGACGGTTGCTGATAAAAATACGATGGTGTTAGGCCTGAGTGGCTACGTACTGCTTAATCGATTACTGTGGATTGGAGTAGCTCTGATATTATTATTGGTAACCTACGTATCTTTTAGCTTCACTGGGCGACGAGCAAAGCGAAAGAAAGTACTAGAGCAATCTCCCGCTGTATCTAAGCCTATGTTTGTTCAGTTAGAGCCACTTCCGTCAACTACGTTGCACTACAACCGTCGGGCTCGGTGGCAACAGTTTGTCAATCAAATTAAGATCGATTTTTTGGGCACCGTACGAAGTACGCCGTTTATTATCTTATTATGTATTGGGCTGATTAATGCCCTACCCAATCTGTGGTTTGTGACCGAGGCATCGGGAGACGTAATCCGTTATCCGGTGACTTACAATGTAATTGAGACACTTGAAGGAGCTTTTTTCCTATTCATTTACGCGATTATTATCTACTACAGCGGGGTGCTCGTCTGGCGGGAGCGGGATGCCCGCATGGACACCTTCTACGATGCTTATGCCTATCCCGACTGGGTAATGTACTTAGCCAAGATTATTAGTTTAATAGGGCTAGTAGCCATCATACTTCTGATGAGTATTACTATCGGTGTGTTTGTCCAATTATTTAATGGATACACTCGCTTTCAGCTTGATGTGTATTTAATAGATATGGGATTTACGTGGATGTCTATGATTTTTATTGCAGTGTTGTCTATTTTCATTCACGTACTGGTCAACAACAAGTACTTAGGATATTTCGCCATCATTGCGTATCTGTTGTTTCAAGAGTTTGTGCTGGTGGATGCCTGGGAGGTACACCACAATTTGCTGCTCTTCGGTGGGTATTCGGGATACACCTATTCGGATATGAACGGATTTGGTCCAGCCGTTGCTGGAGCCGTGTGGTTTCGAGTGTATTGGTTACTGTTCTGCGGATTACTGAGTCTAGTGGCTATTTTACTCTGGGTGCGGGGCAAAGAAACTAAAATAGCCCAGCGACTGGAGATCGCCCAACAACGATTTACCCCCACGATGAGAAATGTAGCCCTGGGGATTGCCACAGTCTGGCTATTGGTCGGAGGGTTCATCTTCTACAATACCAATATTTTGAATGAATACATTAACCCTGAAGCTGTGGAAGAGCGACAAGCAGAATACGAACGGCAGTACAAAAAGTACGAAGGCATTGTCCAACCCCGCATTACTTCTGCTAAATATTTTGTTGATCTGGAACCCTACGAACGAAATTTGTACACCCGCGCCGAACTGGTGCTAAAAAATAAAACGAATCAGCCTATCGATTCTCTACATCTTACTTATGCTATCTCTAGAGTAAAGCTAGAGGAGGTGGTGTTACCTGATGCCCAAGTAGTGCTGGATGATTCACGACTGGGGTACCGGATTTATCAGTTGAGTGAACCTTTATTGCCAGGAGATTCACTGGAAATGACGGTGCGTAGTGCGTACGAGTCTCAGGGGTTTGAGAATGAAGTGAGTCTGGAGCAAGTAGTGAATAATGGCTCATTCTTTAATCAGACCCTATTTGTTCCCGCGTTAGGCTACGAAAATAGTCGCGAGCTTACCGGTCGTCAGGATCGGAAAGATCATGACTTACCAAAGCGCGACCGCATGCCTTCTATTGACGATCAGCGAGCCAAGAATCAGAACTATCTCAGTGATGATGCTGATTGGATACACTACGAAACGGTGATGAGTACCGCTCCCGATCAAATTGCGGTTGCACCTGGTACAATGATAAAAGAATGGGAGGAAGATGGTAAACGCTACTTTCACTATCAGCTAACAACGAAGGTATTAAATTTTGGCTCATTCATTTCGGCTCGTTACGAGGTGCTGCGAGACAAATGGAATGATGTTGACGTAGAGATATACTATCAGCCTGAGCATGATTATAATGTAGAACGTATGGCGGAAGCTGTGAAGCTTTCCTTAGAGTATTATTCAGAGAAATTCTCACCCTATCCACACGAGCAAGCCCGGATTATTGAATTTCCGCGCTACGCATCTTTTGCCCAGGCTTTTCCGGGAACTATGCCTTACTCAGAGAGTATCGGCTTTATCGAGAATCTGGAAGATGAAGATACTAAAGACCGGGTGTTGCACGTAGTTGCCCACGAAATGGCACATCAGTGGTGGGCTCATCAAGTGATCGGCGCCAATGTACAAGGCGCCACTTTGTTATCTGAAACCATGGCGCAGTATGCTGCTCTGATGGTGATGAAACAGCATAAAAATGAGAAGAGCGTTCAGGACTATCGTCGTTACGAAGTAGATAACTACCTACGCTCCCGCGGAGCTGAAGAACGAAAAGAAGTGCCGCTATGGCTGGTTGAGAATATGGGTTACATTCATTACCAAAAAGGAAGCAACGTGATGTACGCGCTGCAAGACTACATCGGTGAAGACAAGGTGAACCAAGCATTGTATAATTATACCCAGAAGGTTGCGTATCAAGAGCCGCCTTACACTACCTCTCGCGACTTGTTAGAGCGTTTTCGGGCAGTTACCCCTGACTCATTACAGCCATTCGTTACTGATCTGTTTGAACGTATCACATTGTATAGCAACCGTACTCAGGAAGCTACCTATCAGGAGCTGGAAGACGGAAAATATCAAGTCAATTTCACTACCCAATCCGAAAAGTTCTATGCTGATTCGCTAGGGGCAGAGACAGCGACGTTTGTTAATGATTGGATTGACATCGGGGTTTACACTGAGGATGAAACAGGCGAGGAAGAGTTAATCTACCTGGATCGACGTAAAATCACTGATACAGAAAATACGTTTTCGGTGGTGGTTGATCGTAAACCAACTAAAGTCGGTATTGATCCCAACGCCTTATTAGTTGACCGTGTACCTGATGATAACACTAGAAGGGTAGAGATAATGACTGACTAA
- a CDS encoding ABC transporter ATP-binding protein, translating into MQLTIKNLTKTYPNGVIALNNVSLTINKGMFGLLGPNGAGKSTLMRTVATLQEADSGSVQLGDINVLEDKVALRRVLGYLPQEFGVYPRISAQQLLDHMAVLKGITDKKERKTLVDAMLERVNLQDHRKKSVSSFSGGMRQRFGIAQALLGEPKLIIVNEPTAGLDPGERNRFYNLLSEIGENVIVILSTHIVDDVKELCSDMAIIHEGEVLFSGSPQLAVDSLDGLIYERTIEKVEMKEYQQKYTIISSKLVSGKTRIHVHSEEPLTDFELVEADLEDVYFSKIMGVSAAQL; encoded by the coding sequence ATGCAGCTCACTATTAAGAATCTTACCAAAACCTACCCCAACGGAGTAATTGCCCTCAATAACGTTTCACTTACAATTAATAAGGGAATGTTTGGGTTGCTCGGACCCAATGGAGCAGGAAAATCAACTTTGATGCGTACTGTTGCTACCTTGCAGGAGGCCGATAGTGGAAGTGTTCAGCTAGGCGATATCAATGTGTTGGAAGATAAAGTTGCGCTGCGTCGGGTGCTTGGTTATCTGCCCCAAGAATTTGGAGTGTATCCCCGAATCAGTGCTCAGCAACTTCTTGATCATATGGCAGTGCTTAAAGGTATAACTGATAAAAAAGAGCGAAAAACGCTGGTGGATGCTATGCTAGAGCGGGTCAATCTGCAAGACCATAGGAAGAAGAGTGTTAGCAGTTTTTCGGGCGGAATGCGGCAACGATTCGGCATTGCCCAGGCTTTATTGGGTGAGCCTAAGTTGATTATTGTCAATGAACCCACTGCTGGACTTGATCCGGGCGAACGAAACCGCTTCTACAACCTACTATCCGAAATTGGCGAGAACGTTATCGTGATTCTCTCTACTCATATTGTAGACGATGTGAAGGAGCTATGCTCTGATATGGCGATTATTCACGAAGGGGAAGTATTGTTCTCAGGCTCGCCGCAGCTAGCAGTAGACTCACTAGACGGATTAATCTACGAGCGAACGATTGAGAAAGTGGAAATGAAGGAGTACCAGCAAAAATACACGATTATTTCAAGTAAGCTGGTAAGTGGAAAGACCCGCATCCACGTACACAGCGAAGAACCTTTAACCGACTTTGAGCTAGTAGAAGCTGACCTGGAAGATGTGTACTTCTCTAAGATTATGGGGGTTAGTGCCGCCCAGTTGTAG
- a CDS encoding CPBP family intramembrane glutamic endopeptidase, which yields MNLATTNLLAVLIGVVYPIYIVATHQKVNSNIKRNEKYRLIDYKQTLLIFWGLTLLVLVNNFINEQPTLDFYPRVSIINIGVAILISAFAYFQYRTTKITLDNVNAVKGKLKGIYHYLPTTFQELKWFTLVAVSAGICEEVIFRMFLFEFLRENSSLVIAFIATNIIFAITHIGSGRTNLISSFILGLLFSAIYYFTKNIWLVVVLHIAIDINAGILGYRINKMTKLTDADKC from the coding sequence ATGAACTTAGCAACGACCAATCTATTAGCAGTTTTAATTGGAGTAGTTTACCCCATTTACATTGTCGCTACCCATCAAAAAGTAAATAGCAACATCAAGCGGAATGAAAAGTATCGTCTAATCGATTATAAGCAGACCCTACTCATATTTTGGGGGCTAACACTTCTAGTTTTAGTGAATAATTTTATCAATGAGCAACCAACTTTAGACTTTTACCCCCGAGTTTCTATCATCAATATCGGAGTAGCAATTTTAATTTCGGCTTTTGCCTACTTTCAATACAGAACGACAAAAATCACGTTAGATAATGTCAATGCTGTTAAAGGGAAATTGAAAGGTATTTACCATTATTTACCTACAACTTTTCAGGAATTAAAGTGGTTTACTCTCGTTGCAGTAAGTGCGGGAATTTGTGAAGAGGTGATTTTTCGGATGTTCCTATTTGAATTTTTGAGAGAAAACTCCAGTCTGGTAATTGCCTTTATTGCAACCAACATAATTTTTGCGATCACCCATATCGGAAGCGGAAGAACCAATTTGATTAGTTCATTTATTCTAGGATTGTTGTTTTCGGCTATCTACTATTTTACTAAAAATATTTGGTTAGTAGTTGTCCTGCACATTGCAATAGACATAAACGCAGGAATTTTAGGATACAGAATAAATAAAATGACAAAGCTGACTGATGCAGATAAATGTTAA
- a CDS encoding histidine kinase — protein sequence MAKFKNIAFAPVAYQLALWFVLAAGIFLTPRPTELPAVDFLVFGQIILGLLPLVATVYTNHYLLVPHFLQKQKHSFYWATLVALITLAASFDWFYPYFPYPQSSFFTLWGLHLLLILSAMSLYLIRKFAFHQQREFELLLRQNEMEMQLLRSQMNPHFLFNALNSIYSYALEGSDRAADLIIELSQLTRYQLESSRKGMLPLADEIEFLHNFLSLEETLPSDKFQRIHKSYIINLSKVDQAHGKMVTINEQELPVGNAYRQQLLERLGN from the coding sequence ATGGCTAAGTTCAAGAACATAGCGTTTGCCCCTGTTGCGTACCAATTGGCTCTCTGGTTCGTTCTAGCAGCAGGAATATTCCTTACCCCTCGCCCTACTGAGCTGCCAGCGGTTGATTTTCTGGTGTTTGGACAAATTATTCTGGGGCTTCTGCCTTTAGTCGCCACTGTTTATACCAACCACTACCTACTGGTTCCTCATTTTTTACAGAAGCAAAAGCATAGTTTTTACTGGGCAACTCTGGTGGCACTAATCACGCTTGCTGCGAGCTTCGACTGGTTTTACCCTTATTTTCCTTATCCACAATCATCATTTTTTACGCTCTGGGGATTGCACTTGCTACTGATACTATCCGCCATGAGTTTGTACCTCATCCGTAAGTTCGCATTTCATCAGCAACGGGAATTTGAGTTACTGCTTCGGCAGAATGAGATGGAGATGCAACTGCTGCGTAGCCAGATGAACCCGCACTTTTTGTTCAATGCCCTCAACAGTATTTACTCTTACGCGCTGGAAGGCTCAGATCGGGCGGCCGATCTGATTATTGAGCTATCACAACTTACTCGATACCAACTGGAAAGCTCCCGAAAGGGTATGCTGCCACTGGCTGATGAAATAGAGTTTTTGCATAATTTTCTATCGCTGGAAGAAACCCTTCCCAGTGACAAGTTTCAGCGAATTCATAAGTCCTACATCATTAATTTAAGCAAAGTTGACCAAGCCCACGGAAAGATGGTCACTATCAACGAACAGGAACTACCCGTAGGCAACGCTTACCGACAACAGCTACTTGAACGACTGGGTAATTAG
- a CDS encoding alpha/beta hydrolase, with protein sequence MFPHFSSIAKLARLFTLLTLLFLSIEPLIGQHEDPLPFDTANYELQEVVYKTTPQANLQLHFYKPKSGLQEPSPTVLFFFGGGWTGGNHQHFATHSKYLATRGITAITADYRVKKKHGTTPIEAIQDARDALRYLAEHGTEIGIDTAKIAVGGGSAGGHLALCTALIDHFDEAEKLEYVPKALVLYNPVVNTTSVGFGSKMLGKDTINASPYHHVSAEMPSTLIFHGEDDTTVPISNIHELEASMDSLEVESTIYIYPGQKHGFFNVGRQSGHQYFLETLYRTDQFLIEQGFLTGQPSFELNNKID encoded by the coding sequence ATGTTTCCCCATTTCTCTTCTATCGCCAAATTAGCCCGATTATTTACTCTTTTGACTTTACTTTTTCTTAGTATAGAACCGCTGATTGGTCAGCATGAAGACCCATTGCCATTTGATACTGCAAACTATGAGCTTCAGGAGGTTGTCTACAAAACCACCCCTCAGGCTAATCTTCAACTCCATTTTTATAAGCCTAAGTCGGGTTTGCAAGAACCTTCTCCAACCGTTCTTTTTTTCTTTGGCGGTGGCTGGACGGGAGGTAATCATCAGCACTTTGCTACTCACAGTAAGTATCTCGCCACACGAGGAATAACGGCGATTACAGCAGATTATCGGGTGAAAAAGAAACACGGTACCACTCCTATTGAAGCCATTCAGGATGCTCGGGATGCACTACGCTATTTAGCAGAACACGGAACTGAAATAGGTATTGATACCGCCAAAATTGCCGTCGGCGGTGGGTCTGCCGGAGGGCATTTGGCACTTTGCACCGCACTTATTGATCATTTTGACGAAGCTGAGAAGCTAGAGTACGTACCTAAAGCCTTGGTACTATATAATCCGGTGGTGAATACTACCTCAGTTGGTTTCGGCAGTAAGATGCTAGGAAAAGATACGATTAATGCTTCGCCCTATCATCATGTTTCAGCAGAAATGCCTTCCACCCTAATTTTCCACGGAGAAGATGATACCACAGTCCCTATTTCCAATATACATGAGTTAGAAGCAAGTATGGATAGCTTGGAGGTAGAAAGTACGATATATATCTATCCTGGACAAAAGCATGGCTTTTTCAACGTAGGTCGCCAGTCGGGGCACCAGTATTTTTTAGAAACGTTGTACAGAACCGACCAATTTCTGATAGAACAAGGCTTCTTGACCGGTCAGCCATCGTTTGAGTTGAATAATAAGATAGACTGA